A region of the Gammaproteobacteria bacterium genome:
GCCGTTATAATGCAGGCGGAGGCGCGGCAAGGCTCGAAAACGCCCGGAGGAACATATGAAAAAAAAGCAGCCGGGCACGGTGCCGGGAAAGACGGTGACGCTGAACCGCAAGGCGCGGCACGACTACCTGCTCGGCGAACGCTTCGAGGCCGGGATGGCCCTGCAGGGGTGGGAAGCGAAAAGCCTGCGCGCCGGGCAGGCGCAATTGCAAGGCAGTTACGTAATCCTCAAGGAAGGCGAGGCATATCTCTTCGGCGCCCGGTTCACGCCCCTGCCTACGGTAGCCGCGCACTCGGCGCCGGACGCGCAACGCACCCGCAAACTGCTGCTGCACCGGAAGGAGCTGAACAAGCTGCGCGGCGCCGTGGAACACCGGGGTCATACGCTGGTACCCAC
Encoded here:
- the smpB gene encoding SsrA-binding protein SmpB, yielding MKKKQPGTVPGKTVTLNRKARHDYLLGERFEAGMALQGWEAKSLRAGQAQLQGSYVILKEGEAYLFGARFTPLPTVAAHSAPDAQRTRKLLLHRKELNKLRGAVEHRGHTLVPTVLYWKRGLAKLEIALARGKKSHDKRATLRERDWQREQRRLLKRRGRG